In candidate division KSB1 bacterium, the following are encoded in one genomic region:
- the sucC gene encoding ADP-forming succinate--CoA ligase subunit beta: MKIHEYQAKAILKNFGVEVPRGHLAETAADAKKFAAELGGTVVVKAQIHAGGRGKGGGIKIAKNADEAEAFAREMIGMNLVTHQTGPEGKEVRKVLIEERLDIEREFYLGIVLDRAQSQLVFMASTEGGVEIEKVASETPEKIIKEHIDLAVGLQPFQARKLAFGLGLKGEQVKNALKFFSALYKAFIESDCSMAEINPLVVTKDGNVLALDAKINFDDNALYRHKDFAELRDLHEEEPLEVEASKYGLNYIKLDGVVGCMVNGAGLAMATMDMIKIAGSEPANFLDVGGGASAETVENGFKILLSDKNVKAVLINIFGGIVRCDRVAKGVIEAASKIDIKVPVVVRLEGTNAEEAAKLLEESDLSFEVGRSFQEAAEKIVAAIT, from the coding sequence GCCGCTGAATTAGGGGGGACTGTAGTTGTAAAAGCCCAAATACACGCGGGCGGTCGCGGCAAAGGGGGCGGTATAAAAATTGCCAAAAACGCTGACGAAGCCGAAGCTTTCGCAAGGGAAATGATCGGCATGAATCTCGTCACCCATCAAACCGGGCCGGAAGGCAAAGAAGTCCGTAAGGTCTTGATTGAAGAAAGGTTGGATATCGAACGCGAGTTTTATTTGGGAATCGTTTTAGACCGTGCCCAAAGCCAACTGGTTTTTATGGCCAGTACCGAAGGCGGTGTAGAAATTGAAAAGGTGGCCAGCGAAACTCCGGAAAAAATTATAAAAGAACACATCGATCTTGCAGTCGGGTTGCAGCCTTTTCAAGCGAGAAAGTTAGCGTTCGGTTTAGGCTTGAAAGGTGAACAGGTAAAGAATGCTTTAAAGTTTTTCAGTGCGTTGTACAAAGCATTTATAGAGTCGGACTGTTCAATGGCGGAAATTAATCCGCTTGTTGTCACCAAAGATGGCAATGTGCTCGCCTTAGATGCAAAAATAAATTTCGATGACAATGCTTTGTACCGTCATAAAGACTTTGCTGAACTACGGGACTTGCATGAGGAAGAACCGCTGGAAGTTGAAGCATCTAAATATGGCTTAAACTATATTAAGCTGGACGGTGTTGTGGGCTGCATGGTAAATGGCGCAGGCCTGGCAATGGCGACTATGGATATGATAAAAATTGCCGGCTCTGAACCGGCTAATTTTTTAGACGTTGGCGGCGGCGCAAGCGCCGAAACCGTGGAAAATGGCTTCAAAATTTTGTTGTCCGACAAAAATGTCAAGGCGGTTTTGATTAATATTTTTGGCGGCATTGTGCGCTGCGATCGTGTTGCTAAGGGCGTCATTGAGGCAGCTTCGAAAATAGATATTAAGGTGCCAGTAGTGGTTAGACTGGAAGGCACAAACGCGGAAGAAGCCGCAAAACTCTTGGAAGAGTCTGACTTATCTTTCGAGGTTGGACGAAGTTTTCAGGAGGCTGCTGAAAAAATAGTTGCAGCAATCACTTGA
- the sucD gene encoding succinate--CoA ligase subunit alpha, which produces MSILVDENTRVVVQGITGGEGSFHTRQMIEYGTNVVAGVTPGKGGQKFDDKVPVFNTLNEAVAETGANASAIFVPPPFAADAIMESADAGIILVVCITEGIPTLDMLKVHAYLKDRSTRLIGPNCPGVISPGKCKIGIMPGFIHKPGKVGLISRSGTLTYEAVKQLSDLGIGQSTCIGIGGDPIIGTTFTDALKVFKSDTDTEAIVMIGEIGGTAEQEAAAYIKENLDKPVVAFVAGRTAPPGRRMGHAGAIISGSEGTATEKTEILRNAGVHVADTPADIGATMQRALN; this is translated from the coding sequence TTGAGCATATTAGTTGATGAAAACACTCGAGTTGTTGTTCAGGGGATAACTGGAGGTGAAGGGTCATTTCATACTCGCCAGATGATTGAATACGGGACAAATGTTGTTGCCGGTGTCACGCCGGGTAAAGGCGGCCAAAAGTTCGATGACAAGGTGCCTGTTTTTAATACTTTAAATGAAGCGGTTGCAGAGACAGGGGCGAATGCATCTGCTATTTTTGTACCGCCGCCATTTGCCGCTGATGCAATTATGGAGTCCGCAGATGCCGGAATTATTTTGGTGGTTTGCATCACAGAAGGTATTCCAACTTTAGATATGTTAAAAGTCCACGCATATTTAAAAGATCGCAGCACTCGCCTCATCGGCCCGAATTGTCCCGGGGTTATTTCACCGGGAAAATGCAAAATCGGAATCATGCCCGGTTTTATTCATAAACCCGGCAAGGTTGGTCTTATTTCTCGAAGTGGCACACTCACCTATGAAGCTGTGAAGCAGCTTAGCGACTTAGGAATCGGTCAATCAACTTGCATCGGAATTGGCGGCGATCCGATTATTGGTACAACGTTTACCGATGCGCTTAAAGTCTTCAAAAGTGATACTGATACTGAAGCGATTGTTATGATTGGTGAGATTGGCGGAACGGCTGAGCAAGAGGCCGCTGCTTATATAAAGGAAAATCTGGACAAACCGGTAGTTGCTTTTGTAGCCGGTCGAACGGCGCCTCCAGGAAGAAGGATGGGACACGCCGGCGCAATTATTTCGGGAAGCGAAGGGACCGCAACTGAAAAAACAGAGATTTTGCGGAACGCCGGCGTTCATGTGGCTGACACCCCGGCAGATATCGGTGCAACGATGCAGAGAGCTTTAAACTAA
- the ndk gene encoding nucleoside-diphosphate kinase: MELTLAILKPDCVGANKIGKVVDRIEAAGFKILAMKMVRLTKETASEFYAVHKERPFFQDLVQFMSSGKCVPMALAKENSVADFRKLIGATDPVEAEQGSIRRDFAESKQNNIVHGSDSVENGKLEIGFFFSEKELVENNPA, translated from the coding sequence TTGGAGCTAACGTTAGCAATTTTAAAACCAGATTGTGTGGGAGCAAATAAAATAGGTAAAGTAGTAGATAGAATTGAAGCAGCAGGCTTTAAGATTCTTGCAATGAAGATGGTTCGCTTAACAAAAGAAACCGCCAGTGAGTTTTATGCAGTACATAAGGAGAGACCGTTTTTTCAGGATTTAGTGCAGTTCATGAGTTCAGGAAAATGTGTCCCGATGGCTCTGGCCAAAGAAAATTCAGTCGCTGATTTCAGAAAACTTATAGGCGCAACCGATCCGGTAGAAGCTGAGCAAGGCAGTATCCGCCGGGATTTTGCCGAAAGTAAGCAAAACAACATTGTCCACGGCTCTGATTCTGTTGAAAATGGAAAACTTGAAATCGGCTTCTTCTTTTCTGAAAAGGAACTTGTTGAGAATAATCCAGCTTAA
- a CDS encoding DUF177 domain-containing protein — protein sequence MTLGERNLTLIVLLADLECMKINVHSLNNGVHIFEFDLDSSELDLEKQNFSITEIALKCTVNKGEKNVYITSKARTRVRFVCDSCLVDFADVLEDEFSIFYTSDKETVKYDDEQVVRLLKPGTPIDLTYGLKENLLLTIPMKIVCSDDCKGLCLTCGINLNEAKCNCKKTAVDPRWAGLEKLRNESPGVN from the coding sequence TTGACTCTTGGCGAAAGAAATCTTACATTAATCGTCTTACTTGCAGACCTTGAATGTATGAAAATAAACGTTCACAGCTTAAACAACGGCGTCCATATCTTTGAATTCGACTTAGATAGCTCTGAGTTGGATCTGGAAAAACAAAATTTTTCTATTACAGAAATAGCTTTAAAATGTACCGTAAATAAAGGCGAGAAAAACGTTTATATAACTTCCAAGGCAAGGACTCGGGTTCGTTTTGTTTGTGATAGTTGCTTGGTCGATTTTGCCGATGTTTTAGAAGATGAATTTTCTATATTTTATACTTCAGATAAAGAAACGGTTAAATACGATGACGAGCAAGTCGTTCGGTTACTCAAGCCGGGAACCCCAATAGACCTGACCTATGGACTAAAAGAGAACCTGCTTTTAACCATCCCGATGAAAATTGTGTGTTCGGATGATTGCAAGGGTTTGTGTTTGACTTGCGGTATAAATTTGAATGAAGCGAAATGTAATTGCAAAAAAACTGCAGTTGATCCAAGATGGGCGGGCTTAGAAAAATTAAGAAACGAATCACCAGGTGTAAATTGA
- the rpmF gene encoding 50S ribosomal protein L32: MPLPKRRHSKSRRDKRKTHWKLTAPNVAECSNCHQPKLPHHACPNCGYYNGRSVFVPKEV; encoded by the coding sequence TTGCCATTACCTAAAAGAAGACATTCGAAATCACGGAGAGACAAAAGAAAAACGCATTGGAAACTGACTGCGCCGAATGTAGCAGAATGCTCTAACTGTCATCAACCAAAACTGCCGCACCATGCTTGCCCAAATTGCGGCTATTATAATGGGCGCTCTGTCTTTGTTCCAAAAGAAGTTTAA